In the genome of Spirochaetia bacterium, one region contains:
- the argB gene encoding acetylglutamate kinase, which produces MKDSIEKAEVLIEAIPYIQKFSGCTVVVKYGGSAMVNPELKKSVVKDLAMLKYLGLNIVVVHGGGKDISSFLERIGKKSKFVDGQRVTDEETAAVAEMVLSGSISKMIVQELEDAGIMAVGINGKDGHLLQCSRKPGPKGEDIGFVGEVEHVNTSLVRNLMSEGYVPVVSPVGFGNDGKTYNINADYCASALAGALGAQKLVFLTDVEGILRDKDDPSTRIARLTRSQAVDYLANGVIKGGMIPKVECCLSALEHGVTSVHVLDGRLPHSMLLEIFTTKGIGTMVVKDDEENQL; this is translated from the coding sequence GTGAAGGATTCAATTGAAAAGGCAGAGGTATTGATTGAGGCCATTCCTTATATCCAGAAATTTTCGGGTTGCACCGTAGTGGTAAAGTATGGCGGTTCTGCTATGGTCAACCCTGAATTGAAGAAGTCGGTGGTCAAGGATCTTGCCATGCTTAAGTATCTTGGCCTCAATATTGTTGTCGTCCATGGCGGAGGGAAGGATATTTCCTCATTCCTTGAGAGAATCGGCAAGAAGAGCAAGTTCGTTGACGGACAGAGAGTAACAGATGAAGAAACTGCGGCCGTTGCTGAAATGGTGCTTTCCGGTTCGATTTCAAAGATGATAGTCCAGGAACTTGAGGATGCCGGTATCATGGCTGTGGGGATCAATGGGAAAGATGGGCATTTGCTTCAGTGCAGCAGAAAGCCCGGACCGAAAGGTGAAGACATCGGTTTTGTCGGTGAGGTGGAGCATGTCAATACTTCCTTGGTCAGGAACCTGATGAGCGAAGGTTATGTTCCTGTTGTTTCACCTGTTGGTTTCGGTAATGACGGAAAGACCTATAATATCAATGCTGATTACTGTGCTTCCGCTCTTGCAGGAGCCTTGGGAGCCCAGAAACTTGTCTTCCTTACCGATGTCGAAGGCATTCTGAGGGATAAGGATGATCCATCGACCAGGATTGCCCGTCTGACCAGAAGTCAGGCTGTTGATTATCTGGCCAATGGTGTCATAAAGGGCGGAATGATTCCGAAGGTAGAATGTTGCCTTTCTGCCCTTGAGCATGGGGTAACTTCCGTCCACGTATTGGATGGGCGGCTTCCACATTCCATGTTGCTTGAAATCTTTACGACAAAAGGAATCGGAACGATGGTAGTCAAGGATGACGAGGAGAACCAATTATGA
- a CDS encoding aspartate aminotransferase family protein, with product MSDMQELISEGQQFVAHTYAQVPVVFKSGKGCWLYDVDGKAYLDFVGGIAVNILGYGNEGLMSALKKVLEGGVLHCSNLYWNEPEITAAKKLVALSGMDNVFFCNSGAEANEASLKLARKYGALHGGKYKIISMQHSFHGRTYGAITATGQEKYHKNFQPLLSGIEYAIFNDLDSVKALVDEKTCAVLVEPIQGEGGVIPATVEFLEGLRKLCDEKGLLLLFDEVQCGMGRSGYPFCFQGYGVQPDVVACAKAVAGGVPCGVMLSQGKASTVFEPGDHASTFGGNFLAATGASYIADILADPAFCASVRAKGSYLKQQLEKFVEKYPALCVSVRGRGLMLGLQLAIPPRKVVDAAFEKQLLVLSAGSDVLRFVPPLIVSKEDIDRCIAILDEAFASLA from the coding sequence ATGAGTGATATGCAAGAACTTATATCGGAAGGACAGCAGTTCGTTGCCCATACCTATGCACAGGTCCCTGTGGTGTTCAAGAGTGGGAAAGGTTGCTGGCTCTATGATGTAGATGGAAAGGCGTACCTTGATTTTGTCGGTGGAATTGCCGTCAACATACTGGGATATGGAAATGAAGGCTTGATGTCTGCCTTGAAGAAAGTGCTTGAAGGTGGAGTCCTGCACTGTTCCAATCTCTATTGGAACGAACCCGAAATCACTGCAGCAAAGAAACTGGTAGCCCTTTCAGGAATGGACAATGTGTTTTTCTGCAACAGTGGTGCTGAAGCAAATGAGGCTTCCTTGAAACTTGCCAGGAAATATGGAGCCCTGCATGGGGGAAAATATAAGATTATCAGCATGCAGCATTCCTTCCATGGCCGGACTTACGGTGCTATTACGGCTACAGGGCAAGAAAAATACCATAAGAATTTCCAACCATTGCTTTCCGGCATTGAGTATGCTATCTTCAATGATCTGGATTCAGTCAAAGCCTTGGTCGATGAGAAGACTTGTGCGGTATTGGTCGAACCTATTCAAGGTGAGGGTGGCGTCATCCCTGCAACTGTAGAATTCCTTGAAGGTCTGAGAAAGCTTTGTGATGAAAAAGGTCTCCTGCTGTTGTTTGATGAGGTGCAGTGTGGCATGGGCAGAAGCGGTTACCCGTTCTGCTTCCAAGGGTATGGCGTTCAGCCGGATGTAGTGGCCTGTGCCAAGGCTGTTGCAGGCGGTGTACCTTGTGGTGTCATGCTCAGTCAAGGAAAAGCCAGTACCGTATTCGAACCAGGAGATCATGCCTCGACGTTCGGAGGAAATTTCCTTGCGGCAACGGGTGCCAGCTATATAGCAGATATCCTTGCTGATCCTGCCTTCTGTGCATCAGTGAGGGCGAAAGGTTCCTATCTCAAGCAACAGCTGGAGAAGTTTGTCGAAAAGTATCCGGCACTCTGTGTTTCGGTCCGTGGCAGGGGACTCATGCTTGGTCTGCAACTTGCGATTCCTCCTAGAAAAGTTGTTGATGCTGCTTTTGAGAAACAACTTTTGGTGCTTAGTGCAGGTAGTGATGTGCTGCGCTTCG